The following proteins are encoded in a genomic region of Ostrinia nubilalis chromosome 1, ilOstNubi1.1, whole genome shotgun sequence:
- the LOC135072250 gene encoding 5'-nucleotidase domain-containing protein 3 isoform X2, with product MSLCNTLVGGIKYLNRNLTKKIDTCHVLLAKKYSTRELLKEAYCRTKLKCRSKKLPQDVNPRGVFACNELDLSEVKVYGFDYDYTLAHYKPSLEHLLYNLGREVLLEKYNYPPEILNLEYKPNFAVRGLHYDIEKGLLLKLDSFLQIQFGAVYRGLTPVSTEEVLKIYKNRIIPIAYVEGDTRAHKANRAKMVHLADLFSVPEMGLLCNVAEYFIKNHIDYHPEILFLDVKNSVQSCHPVMHKIVAQNVEEYIRPNPDLRKYFQMLQESEKNLFLVTNSPYHFVNAGMEMLVGHDWRDFFDVVIVNANKPKFFTEVSRPIRVFDKNANTHIWEKVTSLEKGIIYYEGTVKQLQDLTGWSGHQVLYFGDHPYSDLADVTLEHGWRTGAIINEITHEIKTLNTQSFKENANWLQMLTQLIEDHQDYKEPEAVEVIGQWMAERDYLRNEIKAVFNPQFGSVFRTYHNPTYFSRRLFRFADIYTSNITNLLNYSLTYTFYPRRGVMPHEYGSYFV from the exons ATGAGCCTGTGCAACACTTTAGTTGGTGGAATCAAATATCTAAACCGTAATCTAACGAAGAAAATCGATACGTGCCATGTTTTACTTGCTAAGAAGTATTCGACACGCGAATTGCTGAAAGAAGCATACTGTCGCACTAAATTAAAATGTCGTT CCAAAAAGCTACCGCAAGATGTGAACCCTCGAGGTGTGTTTGCCTGCAATGAGTTGGACTTGTCTGAAGTTAAAGTTTATGGGTTCGACTATGATTACACTCTGGCCCACTACAAACCCTCTCTGGAGCACCTGTTATATAATCTTGGCAGAGAAGTCTTGTTGGAAAAATACAAT TATCCACCGGAAATTTTAAATTTGGAGTACAAGCCGAACTTTGCTGTAAGAGGTCTTCACTATGACATTGAAAAAGGGTTGCTGCTAAAACTGGACTCGTTCCTACAAATCCAGTTTGGTGCCGTCTATAGAGGCCTCACACCTGTCTCTACAGAGGAAGTGCTAAAAATCTACAAGAACCGAATAATTCCTATTGCCTACGTGGAAGGTGACACTAGAGCCCATAAG GCAAATCGCGCAAAGATGGTGCATTTGGCGGATCTGTTCTCTGTACCTGAGATGGGCCTGCTGTGTAATGTAGCAGAGTATTTCATAAAGAATCATATCGATTATCATCCAGAGATCTTGTTTTTGGATGTTAAG AATTCTGTACAAAGCTGCCACCCGGTAATGCACAAGATTGTTGCTCAGAATGTCGAAGAGTACATCAGGCCCAATCCAGACCTAAGAAAATATTTCCAAATGTTGCAAGAATCTGAAAAGAACTTGTTTCTGGTGACCAACAGCCCTTATCATTTTGT CAATGCGGGCATGGAGATGCTAGTTGGTCACGACTGGCGGGACTTCTTCGACGTAGTCATCGTGAACGCGAACAAGCCCAAGTTCTTCACTGAAGTGTCTCGCCCAATCAGGGTGTTTGATAAGAACGCCAATACGCACATCTGGGAGAAGGTTACGTCTTTGGAGAAAGGGATCATTTATTATGAG GGCACAGTGAAGCAGTTGCAAGACCTGACGGGTTGGAGCGGGCACCAGGTGTTGTACTTCGGAGACCACCCCTACAGTGACCTGGCTGACGTCACGCTCGAGCACGGCTGGCGGACCGGCGCCATCATCAACGAGATTACA CACGAGATCAAGACCCTCAACACGCAGTCTTTCAAGGAGAACGCGAACTGGCTTCAGATGCTGACCCAGCTTATCGAGGACCACCAAGACTATAAGGAACCGGAGGCCGTCGAGGTCATCGGCCAGTGGATGGCTGAGCGGGACTATCTTAG GAACGAAATAAAGGCGGTGTTTAACCCCCAGTTCGGTAGCGTGTTCCGGACCTACCACAACCCCACATACTTCTCTAGGAGGTTGTTCAGATTCGCCGACATTTACACCTCAAATATCACGAATCTTCTCAACTACTCCCTCACTTACACTTTCTACCCACGGCGGGGAGTGATGCCACACGAATACGGCTCCTACTTCGTCTAG
- the LOC135072250 gene encoding 5'-nucleotidase domain-containing protein 3 isoform X1, protein MSLCNTLVGGIKYLNRNLTKKIDTCHVLLAKKYSTRELLKEAYCRTKLKCRSKKLPQDVNPRGVFACNELDLSEVKVYGFDYDYTLAHYKPSLEHLLYNLGREVLLEKYNYPPEILNLEYKPNFAVRGLHYDIEKGLLLKLDSFLQIQFGAVYRGLTPVSTEEVLKIYKNRIIPIAYVEGDTRAHKANRAKMVHLADLFSVPEMGLLCNVAEYFIKNHIDYHPEILFLDVKNSVQSCHPVMHKIVAQNVEEYIRPNPDLRKYFQMLQESEKNLFLVTNSPYHFVNAGMEMLVGHDWRDFFDVVIVNANKPKFFTEVSRPIRVFDKNANTHIWEKVTSLEKGIIYYEGTVKQLQDLTGWSGHQVLYFGDHPYSDLADVTLEHGWRTGAIINEITHEIKTLNTQSFKENANWLQMLTQLIEDHQDYKEPEAVEVIGQWMAERDYLRSSYLASRNEIKAVFNPQFGSVFRTYHNPTYFSRRLFRFADIYTSNITNLLNYSLTYTFYPRRGVMPHEYGSYFV, encoded by the exons ATGAGCCTGTGCAACACTTTAGTTGGTGGAATCAAATATCTAAACCGTAATCTAACGAAGAAAATCGATACGTGCCATGTTTTACTTGCTAAGAAGTATTCGACACGCGAATTGCTGAAAGAAGCATACTGTCGCACTAAATTAAAATGTCGTT CCAAAAAGCTACCGCAAGATGTGAACCCTCGAGGTGTGTTTGCCTGCAATGAGTTGGACTTGTCTGAAGTTAAAGTTTATGGGTTCGACTATGATTACACTCTGGCCCACTACAAACCCTCTCTGGAGCACCTGTTATATAATCTTGGCAGAGAAGTCTTGTTGGAAAAATACAAT TATCCACCGGAAATTTTAAATTTGGAGTACAAGCCGAACTTTGCTGTAAGAGGTCTTCACTATGACATTGAAAAAGGGTTGCTGCTAAAACTGGACTCGTTCCTACAAATCCAGTTTGGTGCCGTCTATAGAGGCCTCACACCTGTCTCTACAGAGGAAGTGCTAAAAATCTACAAGAACCGAATAATTCCTATTGCCTACGTGGAAGGTGACACTAGAGCCCATAAG GCAAATCGCGCAAAGATGGTGCATTTGGCGGATCTGTTCTCTGTACCTGAGATGGGCCTGCTGTGTAATGTAGCAGAGTATTTCATAAAGAATCATATCGATTATCATCCAGAGATCTTGTTTTTGGATGTTAAG AATTCTGTACAAAGCTGCCACCCGGTAATGCACAAGATTGTTGCTCAGAATGTCGAAGAGTACATCAGGCCCAATCCAGACCTAAGAAAATATTTCCAAATGTTGCAAGAATCTGAAAAGAACTTGTTTCTGGTGACCAACAGCCCTTATCATTTTGT CAATGCGGGCATGGAGATGCTAGTTGGTCACGACTGGCGGGACTTCTTCGACGTAGTCATCGTGAACGCGAACAAGCCCAAGTTCTTCACTGAAGTGTCTCGCCCAATCAGGGTGTTTGATAAGAACGCCAATACGCACATCTGGGAGAAGGTTACGTCTTTGGAGAAAGGGATCATTTATTATGAG GGCACAGTGAAGCAGTTGCAAGACCTGACGGGTTGGAGCGGGCACCAGGTGTTGTACTTCGGAGACCACCCCTACAGTGACCTGGCTGACGTCACGCTCGAGCACGGCTGGCGGACCGGCGCCATCATCAACGAGATTACA CACGAGATCAAGACCCTCAACACGCAGTCTTTCAAGGAGAACGCGAACTGGCTTCAGATGCTGACCCAGCTTATCGAGGACCACCAAGACTATAAGGAACCGGAGGCCGTCGAGGTCATCGGCCAGTGGATGGCTGAGCGGGACTATCTTAG GAGTTCTTATCTCGCTTCCAGGAACGAAATAAAGGCGGTGTTTAACCCCCAGTTCGGTAGCGTGTTCCGGACCTACCACAACCCCACATACTTCTCTAGGAGGTTGTTCAGATTCGCCGACATTTACACCTCAAATATCACGAATCTTCTCAACTACTCCCTCACTTACACTTTCTACCCACGGCGGGGAGTGATGCCACACGAATACGGCTCCTACTTCGTCTAG
- the LOC135072263 gene encoding endoribonuclease CG2145-like, translating into MRVLTVLMLCLAASRGDDIAHAAGQIFNSILPNLISNSVTGQQGNTATNTLSQIGTVVGGVVDYAKKKSYEDLLRQIQDSTTDEDLLRVGEEMINADINNAFNYIQVNLQGKTSSMSKNDEAQSNLLNVPENVWSGPTIRPFVALFDNYHKNIIRPEFVTPNEETEQTTYINTILATGPIRSLVSFLVNKGLTQLNEYNEQVDLLRKIWFTKYARHWSGLCKCSCAFENVFMAELKSDEVLGLHSWLFFAKRELDHKANYLGYIDKLDLPGKGMILKQHSVLSNTKDAPEVTMFVGTSPELETALYTLCFMARPDRPCKLRFNNIPFTIQTKTIRADNLPVIDTAYPTY; encoded by the exons ATGAGGGTCCTTACAGTTCTTATGCTGTGCCTCGCAGCTTCCCGGGGTGACGATATAGCGCACGCAGCAGGACAAATTTTCAACAGCATCCTTCCCAACCTGATCAGCAACTCTGTGACTGGACAACAGGGAAACACTGCCACCAACACCCTCTCACAGATCGGCACCGTCGTCGGCGGAGTGGTAGACTATGCCAAGAAGAAGAGCTACGAGGACCTGCTTCGCCAGATCCAGGACAGCACCACCGACGAAGACCTGCTCCGCGTCGGGGAAGAGATGATCAACGCGGATATCAACAACGCTTTCAACTACATTCAGGTCAATTTGCAAGGCAAAACCAGTTCCATGTCGAAGAACGACGAAGCGCAATCTAA CCTCCTCAACGTGCCTGAGAATGTGTGGAGTGGACCCACAATCAGACCCTTCGTGGCCTTATTCGATAACTACCACAAAAACATAATCAGGCCCGAATTCGTAACTCCTAAC GAGGAGACCGAACAAACAACTTATATCAACACGATCCTTGCCACGGGCCCTATCAGGAGCCTTGTGTCATTCCTCGTGAacaaag GTCTGACCCAACTGAACGAGTACAACGAGCAAGTGGACCTGCTAAGGAAGATCTGGTTCACAAAGTACGCGCGCCACTGGTCCGGCCTCTGCAAGTGCAGCTGCGCCTTCGAAAACGTCTTCATGGCTGAACTCAAGTCCGACGAGGTGCTTG GTCTCCACAGCTGGCTGTTCTTCGCCAAGCGCGAGCTGGACCACAAGGCCAACTACCTGGGATACATCGACAAACTCGACCTTCCTGGA AAAGGCATGATCCTCAAGCAGCATTCAGTCCTGAGCAACACCAAAGACGCGCCCGAGGTGACCATGTTCGTCGGGACTTCCCCCGAGCTAGAGACCGCGCTATATACGCTCTGCTTCATGGCGCGCCCCGACCGGCCCTGCAAGCTGCGATTCAACAACATCCCCTTCACTATCCAAACCAAAACCATTAGGGCTGACAACTTACCGGTTATCGATACTGCGTACCCCACTTATTAA
- the LOC135075856 gene encoding uncharacterized protein LOC135075856, translated as MKTLVILLFAFCYVQCRKTYPPIDKNANLAFINMEGGGGTRPGSQPQTLPAKAPSPPASPPAKAPVAPVNPSETAKPAVVPTPKPVSPTPAVPKPAAPSSPKVVPQTPNQIKPVPVNPAPVANPVSTPGPGSVKQLVNFYDSQGKGSPIRPYSYSQAVKQG; from the exons ATGAAGACCCTTGTGATATTACTCTTCGCATTCTGCTACGTGCAAT GTCGAAAAACATATCCACCTATCGACAAAAATGCGAATTTGGCCTTCATCAACATGGAAGGCGGTGGTGGTACCAGACCCGGGAGTCAACCTCAAACTTTGCCTGCCAAGGCACCTTCGCCACCTGCTTCTCCACCAGCCAAGGCGCCTGTTGCGCCAGTCAACCCTTCAGAAACTGCTAAGCCAGCAGTCGTTCCAACTCCGAAGCCAGTATCACCCACACCAGCGGTACCCAAGCCCGCTGCGCCGTCATCACCAAAAGTGGTCCCTCAGACCCCCAACCAAATCAAACCCGTGCCAGTCAACCCTGCCCCCGTTGCCAACCCCGTCTCGACCCCTGGACCTGGCAGCGTGAAGCAGCTGGTCAACTTCTACGACAGTCAGGGCAAGGGCAGCCCCATCAGGCCATACAGCTACAGCCAAGCTGTGAAACAAGGCTGA